A stretch of Hydractinia symbiolongicarpus strain clone_291-10 chromosome 9, HSymV2.1, whole genome shotgun sequence DNA encodes these proteins:
- the LOC130656506 gene encoding iron-sulfur cluster assembly 2 homolog, mitochondrial-like, with protein sequence MFNFDMEHSKHKMNNVCKNCVERPDFEMCYIVLYIINYIFFHISGIIYDTITKTMLGQTFMRFSKLVRPVLNGSKNCQILWKKQRTSYRTEYFSSESKLTLNIDKTAVHRLKSIIENKEFLRVFVEGGGCSGFQYKFEIDTEIDEDCDMIFEKDGVKVVADEESVKILNGSTVEYHADLIRTGFRVINIPQAEKGCSCGVSFSVKL encoded by the coding sequence ATGTTCAACTTTGATATGGAACATTCTAAGCATAAAATGAATAATGTGTGCAAAAATTGTGTTGAAAGACCAGATTTTGAAATGTGTTATATTGTCCTATACAttattaattatatattttttcatatttcagGGATTATATACGATACTATTACGAAAACCATGTTGGGGCAAACATTTATGAGATTTTCAAAACTGGTGAGGCCAGTACTAAACGGatcaaaaaattgtcaaatattATGGAAAAAACAACGCACATCATATAGAACAGAATATTTTTCCTCTGAAAGTAAATTAACATTGAATATTGATAAAACTGCAGTGCATAGACTAAAATCCATTATTGAAAACAAGGAATTTTTGCGTGTATTTGTGGAGGGTGGTGGATGCTCTGGATTCCAATACAAGTTTGAAATTGACACAGAAATTGATGAAGATTGTGATATGATATTTGAGAAAGATGGTGTCAAAGTAGTGGCTGATGAGGAATCTGTCAAGATTTTAAATGGATCAACAGTGGAATATCATGCAGACTTGATTCGTACTGGATTTCGTGTTATAAATATTCCACAAGCAGAGAAAGGTTGTTCTTGTGGAGTTTCATTTTCCGTGAAGTTATAG
- the LOC130656504 gene encoding cyclin-dependent kinase 2-interacting protein-like: protein MRFDCMPYLGQKYFENMETPVKEIKTPIKKKKIIQTPQTPQTPTVDVTVRRRVSDILVTLHKCIQSWETNNTASFNTANTLCNLYSQWNNVKDASDVPEINDICKRRYYVKLASTREDLLKQLKKHHEKLKTLIKKMTSLGDNLKALYYLGLVSADDTYNDSRVTSDSNNTEVLENTDPAIFASWTTGQFYRKTRIVLNMYTKEYFLKCSLYNRFFQYRVEDLNEEGTSVLNQCINVWLHQPYIEERCTFLLDSMLVEAELK from the coding sequence atgagaTTTGATTGCATGCCTTATTtaggacaaaaatattttgaaaatatggAGACTCCTGTAAAGGAAATTAAAACaccaataaaaaagaaaaaaataattcaaactcCTCAGACGCCACAAACCCCAACAGTTGATGTTACTGTACGACGGAGAGTATCAGATATTCTTGTCACTTTGCATAAGTGTATTCAATCGTGGGAAACCAATAATACTGCAAGTTTTAACACAGCAAACACATTATGTAATCTATACAGCCAATGGAACAATGTTAAAGATGCTAGTGATGTACCCGAAATCAATGATATATGCAAGCGTCGCTATTATGTTAAATTAGCGTCAACACGAGAAGATTtgttaaaacaattaaaaaagcaCCACGAGaagttaaaaacattaataaaaaaaatgacaagtCTTGGCGATAATTTAAAAGCTCTATACTATCTTGGgttagtttctgctgatgataCCTACAATGACAGCAGGGTTACAAGTGATAGTAACAATACTGAAGTGCTTGAAAACACTGATCCTGCCATATTTGCATCATGGACTACTGGTCAGTTTTACAGAAAAACAAGAATCGTTTTAAACATGTATACAAAAGAGTACTTTTTAAAGTGTTCTTTGTACAACAGGTTTTTTCAATATAGAGTTGAAGACCTAAATGAGGAAGGAACCAGCGTGTTGAATCAATGTATTAATGTTTGGTTGCATCAACCATATATTGAAGAAAGATGCACATTTTTGCTTGATTCAATGTTGGTGGAAGCTGAATTAAAATAA